A part of Kitasatospora azatica KCTC 9699 genomic DNA contains:
- a CDS encoding ISAs1 family transposase encodes MCRQSATVCLVKSPTLEEVAGLSLVERLRVLPDPRRRRGVRHPFVAVLLVAASAVVAGARSYAAIGQWSANAPQQALARLGARVAGALGVRIGPSAATIRRVVNLVCPRGLADLTGADPGGADSVAVDGKTARGSRNGQTPAAHLLAAMTGDGRTVTQLRVPDKTNEITCFATLLEPYDLTGITVTADALHTQRAHARFLVEEKKAHYLLVVKANQPELHRRLRSLPWKDVTARRYDREIGHGRKETRVTRALTITGLGLDFPHAVQAVRILRHRTDLKVGTVSRQTVYAITDLTSQEASPQRLGQLARSQWTIENRLHFVRDTTFGEDASKIRTGHGPENMATLRNLAINTLRQHGHRNIAAGLRHVSYEPFNRPLDLLGIA; translated from the coding sequence ATGTGCCGTCAGTCTGCCACCGTCTGTCTCGTCAAGTCGCCCACTCTGGAGGAGGTGGCGGGACTCTCGCTGGTGGAGCGGTTGCGGGTGCTGCCGGATCCGCGTCGGCGGCGCGGTGTGCGTCACCCGTTCGTGGCGGTGCTGCTGGTTGCTGCCTCGGCGGTGGTCGCCGGCGCGCGCTCGTATGCGGCGATCGGCCAGTGGTCCGCGAATGCTCCGCAGCAGGCCCTGGCCCGGCTGGGTGCTCGTGTGGCGGGCGCGTTGGGGGTGCGCATCGGGCCGAGCGCCGCCACGATCCGACGGGTCGTCAACCTGGTCTGCCCCCGGGGCCTGGCCGATCTAACCGGTGCTGATCCCGGCGGTGCGGACTCGGTGGCCGTGGACGGCAAGACCGCCCGTGGCTCCCGGAACGGCCAGACTCCCGCCGCCCACCTGCTGGCCGCGATGACCGGTGACGGCCGGACCGTCACCCAGCTACGGGTTCCCGACAAGACCAACGAAATCACGTGCTTCGCCACGCTGCTGGAGCCCTACGACCTGACCGGGATCACCGTCACCGCCGACGCCCTGCACACCCAGCGCGCCCACGCGCGCTTCCTCGTGGAGGAGAAGAAGGCCCACTACCTGCTGGTGGTCAAGGCCAACCAGCCTGAGCTGCACCGCCGGCTGCGGTCACTGCCGTGGAAGGACGTCACCGCGAGGCGCTACGACCGCGAGATCGGCCACGGCCGCAAGGAGACCCGCGTGACCAGGGCACTCACCATCACCGGTCTCGGCCTGGACTTTCCCCACGCCGTCCAGGCCGTGCGGATCCTGCGACACCGCACCGACCTCAAGGTTGGCACCGTGAGCCGTCAGACCGTCTATGCGATCACCGACTTGACCTCACAAGAAGCCTCACCCCAGCGCCTGGGCCAGCTCGCCAGGTCACAGTGGACCATCGAGAACCGGCTGCACTTCGTCCGCGACACCACCTTCGGCGAGGACGCCTCGAAGATCCGCACCGGCCACGGACCCGAGAACATGGCGACCCTCCGCAACTTGGCGATCAACACGCTGCGACAGCACGGACACCGCAACATCGCTGCCGGCCTCCGCCACGTCTCCTACGAGCCCTTCAACAGGCCGCTGGACCTCCTGGGCATCGCCTGA
- a CDS encoding DEAD/DEAH box helicase encodes MDTTTTEPTAVAVASRVMEPGLPAPSRPRDGVLPLHGFQKDAVAAAVREVKDGGRATIVAATGSGKTLIAANCSRRLAARGRVLVLVPTIELLEQTAEAWSTKGGRRGLAVAACSRQEALESAEAGGRIEAVVSTQAARIADLVQAAEPGEPVTVYATYASLERIVQAHQLCGLLAWDLVVVDEAHRTAGSDGKAWAAVHTDDQVPAVRRLYFTATPRIVDEARVPREVVDVAEGTVICSMDDETIYGKTVFTWTLGQGIEHGYLADYRVLVPVVTDEDLRDLLNLPAVADLRSQRTNEELLRLALQIAVLRAIADLDLRRVITFHSRVTSAREFAGTLLEAAELLPDAERPERIWAKAVAGTDRLGDRRAAFTEFKAHTGEDGEECGILCNARLLSEGIDVQAVDSVCFADPKSSVIDIVQAVGRALRQSYRQGKVSWVIIPVYLPTPVVGDDTAAADPSEVHDAGEAVKAEADAEIEASSFRTIWRVLRALAAHDARVVGRITELRACRSQGTAHTTAAKPAESAAPEAGEAEQQPAPVESPIEWLRINARQHAARILQTVKLRAFNPRAAEWQRMHAVAAVFHIEHGHLDPTDKAKHVELISWLARQRHLGGQGLLDPARVSELDALGMIWSKNANAWERGAAYAAAFQRQYGHLAIPATAKLDDYAVGAWMRRQRKADNLTKDQVAKLDALDELWRLEPDWNRSYRRLLAYLAAGGILDGPANRTGLGDDAAFRPGTWLRKQDKARTDGKLTDHQTALLDALHRHAETVTG; translated from the coding sequence GTGGACACCACGACCACCGAGCCGACCGCCGTCGCGGTGGCGTCGCGCGTGATGGAGCCCGGCCTACCCGCCCCGTCGCGGCCCCGCGATGGCGTCCTGCCGCTGCACGGGTTCCAGAAGGACGCGGTCGCGGCCGCGGTGCGTGAGGTGAAGGACGGCGGCCGGGCGACCATTGTGGCCGCGACTGGTTCCGGGAAGACCCTCATCGCCGCCAACTGCTCCCGGCGCCTGGCCGCGCGGGGGCGGGTGCTGGTGTTGGTGCCGACGATCGAGTTGCTGGAGCAGACCGCCGAAGCCTGGTCCACGAAGGGCGGTCGACGGGGCCTGGCGGTGGCGGCGTGCTCGCGCCAGGAGGCTTTGGAGAGCGCGGAGGCCGGCGGGCGCATCGAGGCCGTGGTGTCCACGCAGGCCGCCCGGATCGCCGACTTGGTCCAGGCCGCGGAACCGGGTGAGCCGGTGACCGTGTACGCCACCTATGCCTCGCTGGAGCGCATCGTCCAGGCGCATCAGTTGTGCGGCCTCCTGGCCTGGGACCTGGTGGTGGTCGATGAGGCGCACCGCACGGCCGGCTCGGACGGCAAGGCGTGGGCGGCCGTGCACACCGACGACCAGGTTCCCGCCGTACGCCGGCTGTACTTCACCGCCACTCCGCGGATCGTGGATGAGGCCCGGGTGCCGCGCGAGGTGGTGGATGTCGCCGAGGGCACTGTCATCTGCTCGATGGACGACGAAACCATCTACGGCAAAACCGTGTTCACCTGGACCCTCGGCCAGGGGATCGAGCACGGCTACCTCGCCGACTACCGCGTCCTCGTCCCGGTGGTCACCGACGAAGACCTGCGGGACCTCCTCAACCTCCCCGCCGTCGCCGACCTGCGATCCCAGCGCACCAATGAGGAACTGCTGCGCCTGGCCCTGCAGATCGCGGTGCTGCGCGCGATCGCCGACCTTGACCTGCGCAGGGTCATCACCTTCCACTCCCGGGTGACCTCGGCGCGGGAGTTCGCCGGCACCCTGCTGGAGGCCGCGGAACTGCTGCCCGACGCGGAACGCCCGGAGCGGATCTGGGCGAAGGCGGTGGCCGGCACCGACCGCCTGGGCGACCGCCGGGCCGCGTTCACGGAGTTCAAGGCCCACACCGGCGAGGACGGCGAGGAGTGCGGGATCCTCTGCAACGCTCGGCTCCTGTCTGAAGGCATCGACGTCCAAGCTGTGGATTCGGTGTGCTTCGCGGACCCGAAGTCGAGCGTCATCGACATCGTCCAGGCAGTCGGCCGTGCGCTGCGCCAGTCCTACCGGCAGGGCAAGGTGTCCTGGGTCATCATCCCGGTCTACCTCCCGACGCCCGTGGTCGGCGACGACACCGCCGCCGCGGACCCGTCCGAGGTCCACGACGCCGGCGAAGCCGTGAAGGCCGAGGCCGACGCCGAGATCGAAGCCAGCTCCTTCCGCACCATCTGGCGGGTCCTGCGAGCCCTCGCGGCCCACGACGCCCGGGTGGTCGGCCGGATCACCGAACTGCGCGCCTGCCGCTCGCAGGGCACCGCACACACCACCGCGGCCAAGCCTGCCGAGAGCGCGGCCCCCGAAGCGGGGGAGGCCGAGCAGCAGCCGGCCCCGGTGGAGTCGCCGATCGAGTGGCTGCGGATCAACGCCCGGCAGCACGCGGCGCGGATCCTGCAGACCGTGAAGCTGCGGGCGTTCAACCCGCGGGCTGCCGAGTGGCAGCGGATGCACGCGGTCGCGGCGGTCTTCCACATCGAGCACGGCCACCTCGACCCGACCGACAAGGCGAAGCACGTCGAGCTGATCTCCTGGCTCGCCCGCCAGCGCCACCTGGGCGGCCAGGGCCTGCTCGACCCGGCCCGCGTCAGCGAGCTGGACGCGCTCGGCATGATCTGGTCGAAGAACGCCAACGCCTGGGAGCGCGGCGCCGCCTACGCCGCCGCGTTCCAGCGACAGTACGGCCACCTGGCGATCCCGGCGACCGCGAAGCTGGACGACTACGCGGTGGGGGCGTGGATGCGCCGCCAGCGCAAGGCCGACAACCTGACCAAGGACCAGGTCGCGAAGCTGGACGCGTTGGACGAGCTGTGGCGCCTGGAGCCGGACTGGAACAGGTCGTACCGCCGCCTGCTCGCCTACCTCGCCGCCGGCGGCATCCTCGATGGCCCGGCGAACCGCACCGGCCTCGGCGACGACGCGGCGTTCCGGCCCGGCACCTGGCTGCGCAAGCAGGACAAGGCCCGCACCGATGGGAAGCTGACCGACCACCAGACCGCGCTCCTGGACGCGCTCCACCGGCACGCCGAGACCGTCACCGGCTGA
- a CDS encoding tyrosine-type recombinase/integrase — MYPYAFRHSYAQRHADAGTPVDVLRELMDHKSIAMTQRYYQVSLKRKRAAVTTLSAHVVDRHGSHTPTSTTAYELRQVAVPYGGCTEPSNVKAGGASCPIRFQCAGCGFYRPDPSYLPAIEQHINELRADRESALAMDAADFVITALTAQITVFEQVVTRMNRYLADMPAHERSELQEASIVLRRARAGAPRPLLPLIAIDRTPTGRQ, encoded by the coding sequence ATCTACCCCTACGCCTTCCGCCACTCCTACGCCCAACGCCACGCGGACGCTGGTACCCCCGTCGACGTCCTGCGCGAGCTCATGGACCACAAGTCCATCGCCATGACCCAGCGCTACTACCAGGTCTCCCTCAAACGGAAACGGGCCGCCGTCACCACCCTCAGCGCCCACGTCGTCGACCGACACGGCAGCCATACCCCGACCTCCACCACCGCCTACGAACTGCGCCAGGTCGCCGTCCCATACGGCGGCTGCACCGAGCCCTCCAACGTGAAGGCCGGCGGCGCCTCCTGCCCGATCCGATTCCAGTGCGCAGGCTGCGGCTTCTACCGCCCCGACCCCTCATACCTGCCCGCCATCGAACAGCACATCAACGAACTGCGCGCCGACCGCGAGAGCGCCCTCGCAATGGACGCCGCCGACTTCGTCATCACCGCCCTCACCGCCCAGATCACCGTGTTCGAGCAAGTCGTCACCCGCATGAACCGGTACCTGGCCGACATGCCCGCCCACGAACGCTCCGAACTCCAGGAAGCCAGCATCGTCCTGCGCCGCGCCAGAGCAGGCGCACCCCGCCCCCTCCTGCCCCTGATCGCCATCGACCGCACTCCCACGGGCCGCCAGTGA
- a CDS encoding tyrosine-type recombinase/integrase — protein MDPGFMAERAVAPATGEARWVVADTVTLELHLEATAFIASLRSRGLSSNTERAYAGRVVLYLNHCARRRLDWRAPSFLSLSGFQRWLVTEPLPPRGRILRQGRPAFRSQNTANAVMTAVAGLLRFCVANGWVAPRVAGLLSQPKYLVHLPAGYDAGEDNQFRTVDAAAFRFRLTDPRYEDLSSDQIAHMIGLAPRARDRFLVALLACTGVRIGEALGLRRQDMHLLASSRALGCTTEGPHIHVHRRTDNPNRALAKTRKPRTIPVTADLVALYTAYRYERDAVAAAAEGDMVFVNLFRSPLGRAMSYPNTKEMFDRLARAARHACRPHMLRHSAATTWLREGVDRDVVQYLLGRVSPLSMERYRHVDDTETRAAVERLQTLRENR, from the coding sequence ATGGATCCAGGGTTCATGGCGGAGCGAGCGGTCGCCCCGGCCACCGGCGAGGCACGCTGGGTGGTAGCCGATACCGTCACGTTGGAACTGCACCTGGAAGCAACGGCGTTCATCGCGTCGCTGCGCTCGCGGGGGCTGTCGTCGAACACCGAGCGCGCTTATGCGGGCCGTGTCGTGCTCTACCTGAACCACTGCGCCCGGCGGCGCTTGGACTGGCGGGCGCCGAGCTTCCTGTCGCTGTCGGGCTTCCAGCGGTGGCTGGTGACCGAGCCGCTGCCGCCTCGCGGCCGCATTCTGCGGCAGGGCAGGCCGGCCTTCCGGTCGCAGAACACGGCGAACGCGGTGATGACGGCTGTTGCCGGGCTCCTGCGGTTCTGCGTGGCGAACGGCTGGGTCGCACCCCGGGTGGCCGGCCTGCTGTCGCAGCCCAAGTACCTGGTCCATCTACCGGCTGGCTACGACGCGGGGGAGGACAACCAGTTCCGCACGGTGGACGCGGCCGCGTTCCGCTTCCGGCTCACCGACCCCCGCTACGAGGACCTGTCGTCAGATCAGATCGCCCACATGATCGGCCTCGCACCCAGGGCGCGGGATCGGTTCCTGGTCGCGCTGCTGGCCTGTACGGGGGTGCGGATTGGTGAAGCGCTCGGGCTGCGTCGCCAGGACATGCACCTGCTCGCCTCCTCCCGCGCGCTCGGTTGCACCACCGAAGGCCCTCATATCCACGTCCACCGGCGCACCGACAATCCGAACCGCGCGCTGGCCAAGACCCGCAAGCCCCGCACCATCCCCGTCACCGCCGATCTCGTGGCGCTCTACACCGCCTACCGCTATGAACGCGACGCCGTGGCCGCGGCCGCCGAGGGCGACATGGTCTTCGTGAACCTGTTCCGCTCACCGCTCGGGCGGGCGATGTCGTACCCCAACACCAAGGAGATGTTCGACCGGCTCGCCCGCGCGGCCCGCCACGCCTGCCGCCCGCACATGCTGCGCCACTCTGCCGCGACGACGTGGCTGCGCGAGGGCGTGGACCGCGACGTCGTGCAGTACCTCCTCGGACGTGTCTCGCCGCTGTCGATGGAGCGTTACCGGCACGTGGACGACACCGAGACCCGCGCCGCGGTCGAGCGGCTCCAAACCCTGCGGGAGAACCGATGA
- a CDS encoding DEAD/DEAH box helicase family protein, with translation METTTATEADVPAAFRAAAGQPVPAQPSGTAAVNPLPLHWFQKDAVAAAVREVKDGGRATVVAATGSGKTLIAAGCARRVAAKGRVLVLVPTIELLEQTAEAWSLRGGRRGLAVAACSRDEALESAEAGGRVHARVTTQAPRIADLVAKEKAGEPVTVYATYASLERIVQAHHDFGLPEWDLVVIDEAHRTAGAEGKAWAAIHNDADVPAKRRVYFTATPRIADDRRAKDGLADLADGEKLPALCSMDSQEIYGKVCFTWTLGQGIEHGYLADYRVLVPVVTDEDLRELLNLPAIADLRSQRSNEELLRLALQIAVLRAVADLGLRRVITFHSRVTAAREFANTLLDASQLLEDAERPERIWAKAVAGTDRLKDRRAAFADFKAHTGDDGEECGILCNSRLLTEGIDVI, from the coding sequence GTGGAGACCACCACCGCCACCGAGGCCGACGTGCCGGCCGCGTTCCGCGCCGCAGCCGGGCAGCCGGTCCCGGCGCAGCCGTCCGGCACCGCCGCGGTGAACCCGCTGCCGCTGCACTGGTTCCAGAAGGACGCGGTGGCGGCTGCGGTGCGCGAGGTGAAGGACGGCGGCCGCGCCACGGTGGTCGCCGCGACCGGCTCCGGCAAGACGCTGATTGCGGCTGGCTGCGCCCGGCGCGTGGCGGCGAAGGGCCGGGTGTTGGTGCTGGTGCCGACGATCGAGTTGCTGGAGCAGACCGCGGAGGCGTGGTCGTTGCGGGGCGGTCGCCGGGGGCTGGCTGTCGCGGCCTGTTCGCGGGATGAGGCTTTGGAGAGCGCGGAGGCCGGAGGCCGGGTCCATGCCCGGGTGACCACGCAGGCCCCGCGGATCGCCGACCTGGTCGCCAAGGAGAAGGCCGGCGAGCCGGTGACCGTGTACGCGACCTACGCCTCACTGGAGCGCATCGTCCAGGCCCACCACGACTTCGGCCTGCCCGAGTGGGACCTGGTGGTCATCGACGAGGCGCACCGCACCGCCGGCGCGGAGGGCAAGGCCTGGGCCGCGATCCACAATGACGCGGACGTGCCCGCGAAGCGCCGCGTCTACTTCACCGCGACCCCGCGGATCGCCGACGACCGGCGCGCGAAGGACGGCCTGGCCGACCTCGCCGACGGCGAGAAGCTGCCCGCGCTCTGCTCCATGGACTCGCAGGAGATCTACGGCAAGGTCTGTTTCACCTGGACCCTCGGACAGGGGATCGAGCACGGCTACCTCGCCGACTACCGCGTCCTGGTGCCGGTGGTCACGGACGAGGACCTGCGCGAGCTGCTCAACCTCCCGGCCATCGCGGACCTGCGCTCCCAGCGCAGCAACGAGGAGCTGCTGCGCCTGGCGCTGCAGATCGCGGTGCTGCGCGCGGTCGCCGACCTCGGCCTGCGCCGGGTCATCACCTTCCACTCCCGGGTCACGGCGGCCCGCGAGTTCGCGAACACCCTGCTGGACGCCTCCCAGCTGCTGGAGGACGCGGAGCGCCCGGAGCGGATCTGGGCGAAGGCGGTGGCCGGCACCGACCGCCTCAAGGACCGCCGCGCCGCGTTCGCCGACTTCAAGGCCCACACCGGCGACGACGGCGAGGAGTGCGGCATCCTCTGCAACAGTCGCCTCCTGACGGAAGGCATCGACGTTATCTAG
- a CDS encoding helix-turn-helix transcriptional regulator, whose amino-acid sequence MSEIFAAVDALIARAQGGGDLPDPVERKRLREAADFTQEEVAAALEVRRETFAKWEAGTAQPRAPKRGAYAFLLAGLADVHGTQGPDGWLTLARRARPVDTGTDATEGK is encoded by the coding sequence ATGTCTGAGATTTTCGCGGCGGTCGACGCTCTGATCGCCCGAGCCCAGGGGGGCGGGGACCTGCCCGATCCCGTCGAACGCAAGCGCCTGCGGGAGGCCGCCGACTTCACCCAGGAAGAGGTCGCTGCGGCCCTGGAGGTCCGGCGGGAGACGTTCGCCAAGTGGGAGGCCGGCACCGCGCAGCCGCGGGCCCCCAAGCGCGGCGCCTACGCCTTCCTGCTCGCGGGCTTGGCCGACGTCCACGGCACCCAGGGTCCGGACGGCTGGCTCACCCTCGCCCGCCGGGCCCGCCCCGTCGACACCGGCACTGATGCCACGGAAGGGAAGTGA
- a CDS encoding isoprenylcysteine carboxyl methyltransferase family protein: MSLGWVTIPVSLFVLVTAVAVVRLVEVTTARRNARWAIDRGGVEHGQRHHPVIVILHVCLLVGAVAEVALTGRAFVPLIGWPALAVLILVQAGRAWCMRALGPRWNTRVIVVPGLPLVTTGPYRWMRHPNYLIVLFEGIALPLVHTAWITAMLFTIANTPWLVVRVRTENAVLWPEVGPAARGSSWSYSPTSSTDPCCSRCASPTRTSS, encoded by the coding sequence ATGTCCCTGGGCTGGGTGACAATCCCCGTAAGTCTGTTCGTTCTCGTGACCGCGGTGGCCGTCGTGCGCCTGGTCGAAGTGACAACCGCCCGTCGCAACGCGCGATGGGCCATCGACCGTGGCGGCGTCGAGCACGGGCAACGCCACCACCCCGTCATAGTCATCCTTCATGTCTGCCTGCTCGTTGGCGCTGTTGCAGAGGTCGCCCTCACCGGACGCGCCTTCGTCCCTTTGATCGGCTGGCCGGCGCTGGCCGTCCTCATCCTCGTGCAGGCAGGCCGCGCCTGGTGCATGAGGGCGCTCGGCCCCCGGTGGAACACCCGCGTCATCGTCGTGCCCGGGCTACCACTGGTCACCACCGGGCCCTACCGTTGGATGCGGCACCCCAACTACCTCATCGTCCTGTTCGAAGGCATCGCCCTGCCCCTTGTCCACACCGCATGGATTACTGCCATGCTCTTCACCATCGCCAACACGCCTTGGCTCGTCGTCCGCGTCCGCACGGAGAACGCGGTGCTATGGCCCGAGGTGGGACCAGCGGCGCGGGGCAGTTCGTGGAGCTATTCGCCGACCTCGTCGACGGACCCCTGCTGTTCGCGCTGCGCGTCACCTACCCGCACATCATCGTGA
- a CDS encoding acyl-ACP desaturase: MPAIPADVRILIDLEPVVADALDTHFRTAVDWYPHQYVPWSQGRDYDGLLEGEPWDPSQQKLKAAARDGLLYNLLTEENLPSYHRVIGEMLSLDGPWGVWVNRWTVEESRHGTAIRDYLVVTRSADPVLLEDARAAHVQHGYEIDYRGDLIASLVYVTIQELGTRVSYQGIRRLCDEPACGALMQRIAHDENQHMLFYRTTLQACMRMHPDRTLQAVAKVLKTFRPPGHAAPGFGRLISSLARSGILSPETYYKDIALPFVRMLGVLDTTGLTPVGQHAQEEIAAHMEESADRAGRYRALAERLNRLATA, encoded by the coding sequence GTGCCCGCCATCCCCGCAGACGTACGCATCCTGATCGACCTCGAACCGGTGGTCGCCGATGCACTCGACACGCACTTCCGGACTGCCGTCGACTGGTACCCGCACCAGTACGTCCCGTGGAGCCAGGGCCGTGACTACGACGGTCTCCTCGAAGGGGAGCCGTGGGACCCCTCCCAGCAGAAACTGAAGGCGGCCGCTCGGGACGGCCTCCTTTACAATCTGCTCACCGAAGAAAACCTGCCCAGTTACCACCGGGTGATTGGGGAGATGCTGTCGCTCGACGGCCCTTGGGGTGTCTGGGTCAATCGATGGACCGTGGAGGAGTCCAGGCACGGCACCGCCATCCGCGACTACCTCGTGGTCACCCGCAGTGCCGATCCGGTGCTTCTGGAGGACGCCCGCGCCGCGCATGTGCAGCACGGCTACGAGATCGACTACCGCGGCGACCTCATCGCCTCTCTGGTCTACGTCACCATCCAGGAACTCGGCACCCGCGTCAGCTACCAGGGAATCCGCCGACTGTGCGACGAACCGGCGTGCGGGGCTCTGATGCAGCGCATCGCCCACGACGAGAACCAGCACATGCTCTTCTACCGGACCACCCTCCAGGCGTGTATGCGAATGCACCCCGACCGAACGCTTCAGGCTGTGGCCAAAGTCCTCAAGACATTCCGTCCCCCCGGCCACGCCGCACCCGGCTTCGGCCGGCTGATCAGCTCCCTGGCTAGGTCGGGCATCCTCTCACCGGAGACCTACTACAAGGACATCGCCCTTCCCTTCGTCCGCATGCTCGGCGTCCTCGACACCACCGGACTGACACCGGTCGGACAGCACGCCCAGGAGGAGATCGCCGCGCACATGGAGGAATCAGCGGACCGTGCCGGCAGATACCGCGCCCTGGCCGAACGCCTCAACCGACTCGCGACCGCTTAA
- a CDS encoding type III polyketide synthase translates to MAIQTVFPPYQYRQEEILAALACTTLLESETGALVLRKIHANSGVETRSLSLPLDKLVDLARREDFTEQNRVWLDTAMDLGERALIGALRTAGVQPEEVDAVISTTVTGLAVPSLEARLAHRVGLRPDVKRIPLFGSGCAGGAAGLARLHDYLLAHPDQVAVLLAVELCTLAYQLKDGSVANIVAGSLFGDGAAAVVAVGAQRDGCPAGPELVDTHSLLVPGTEDVLGWDIGAHGFRILLSPEVPTLTEKHLPTAVQGLLARHALSPHQITSWIIHGGGPKVFTAVQQALNLQPGALELTRRSVAERGNLSSVSVLDILHAAMETPPPTNTPGLVAAMGPGFAIELVLLRW, encoded by the coding sequence GTGGCGATCCAGACGGTCTTCCCGCCGTATCAATACCGGCAGGAAGAGATCCTGGCCGCCCTGGCCTGCACGACGCTGCTGGAGTCCGAGACGGGCGCTCTGGTCCTCCGCAAGATCCATGCCAACTCGGGTGTGGAGACCCGCTCGCTGTCCCTGCCGTTGGACAAGCTCGTCGATCTCGCCCGCCGGGAGGACTTCACCGAGCAGAACCGCGTCTGGCTCGACACCGCCATGGATCTGGGGGAACGGGCGCTGATCGGCGCGCTGCGCACCGCAGGCGTCCAGCCGGAGGAGGTCGACGCGGTGATCAGCACCACCGTCACAGGGCTGGCCGTGCCGTCCCTGGAGGCTCGGCTCGCCCACCGGGTCGGGCTACGACCGGACGTCAAACGTATCCCTCTGTTCGGCAGCGGCTGTGCCGGAGGCGCCGCAGGTCTGGCCCGGCTGCATGACTACCTACTGGCCCATCCCGACCAAGTGGCCGTCCTGCTCGCCGTGGAACTGTGCACACTGGCGTACCAACTCAAGGACGGCTCCGTGGCGAACATCGTCGCCGGCAGCCTCTTCGGGGACGGCGCGGCCGCCGTCGTGGCCGTCGGAGCCCAGCGGGACGGCTGCCCCGCCGGGCCTGAGCTGGTGGACACTCACAGCCTGCTGGTCCCCGGCACCGAGGACGTCCTTGGCTGGGACATCGGCGCCCACGGCTTCCGGATCCTGCTGTCGCCCGAGGTCCCGACGCTCACGGAGAAGCACTTGCCCACGGCCGTTCAAGGGCTCCTCGCGCGGCACGCGCTGTCGCCGCACCAGATCACGAGCTGGATCATCCACGGTGGCGGACCGAAGGTCTTCACCGCTGTACAGCAGGCCCTGAACCTGCAGCCGGGCGCCTTGGAACTCACCCGGCGCTCCGTGGCCGAGCGGGGCAACCTCTCGTCCGTCTCCGTACTGGACATCCTGCACGCGGCCATGGAAACACCACCCCCCACGAACACACCCGGCCTGGTCGCCGCCATGGGGCCGGGGTTCGCCATCGAACTGGTCCTCCTCCGCTGGTAG